The genomic region GAAAAAGAAGATCTTTCCCCTCTTTGAGGAGGAAGAATACAAGGTAGAGTAATCTTAGAGTAAAATTAGGAGGATTCAAGGGGTCAAGGATTCCAGTGGCCAAGTGGAGATTCTTAAAAGATATTAAGAGCATGCTCAAAACATTAATTTAAAGTCCCTGGATAAGAAACACTCGACCCCTTGAATCCTAGAATCCTTGAACCCTTTTTGGTGAAAGGCCCTATGGATAAACCGAAGGAGTATATAGGAGAAGATGACTTGGAAGGGGATGAGGCTACCCTAAAGGAGGTCAGCGCCCGTCTGGGGATACCCTTTTGGGAAGAGTTGAGCCCCGATAGGGAGGAGCCCTCACTCGTCGCGAAGATACCCATTGGTGTGGCCAAGAGGTATAAGTTTGTCCCCCTGCAAATGGAAGGGGATACCCTCGTGGTGGCTACTGCCCACCCCCTTGATGTGCAGACCTTTGATGAGCTGCGCTTCTTGGTGAATAAGAAGGTCCGCCTGGTGGCTGCCCCTGAGCGGGAGGTCCTGCGGCTCATAAACCTCCTTTACGACCAGGAGACCGACACCCCCGAACAGGTGGTCCAAGGCCTGGCCGGTGAAGAAGAGGATAGGGTCTTGAGCGAGCTGGAGGAAGTGGAGGACTTATTGGATGATGCCAGCGAGGCCCCGGTGATCAAGCTGGTCAACCTCTTTCTCTCGCAGGCCATCAGGGCGAGGGCCAGCGATATCCATATCGAGCCCTACCAAAAGGAGGTGAAGATAAGGTATCGCATCGATGGGGTGCTCTACAACATGCATACGCTGCCCAGGAGATTTCACTCCGCCATCACCTCAAGGGTCAAGATCATGGCCAAGCTGAACATCGCTGAAAAGCGCCTTCCCCAGGATGGCAGGATCATGATCAAGATTGCTGACAAGGATGTGGATATCCGTGTCTCCGACATCCCTACTACCTTCGGCGAACGGATCGTGCTGCGGCTCCTGGACAAGAGGAGCATCTTCTACAGCATGGAGGAGATCGGCCTCTCCCCTGATAAGATGGAGGTGATGAACCGCCTCATCCGGGGGGCCAATGGGATCATCCTGGTCACCGGCCCCACCGGCAGCGGCAAGACCACCACCCTCTATGCCTCCCTGGACAAGATAAACTCCCCGGACAAGAACATCATTACCATCGAGGATCCGGTGGAGTACCAACTGCCCGGGATCGGGCAGATCCATGTGAATCCCAAGATCGGCCTTTCCTTCGCCAATGGGTTGCGCTCCATCGTGCGCCAGGACCCC from Deltaproteobacteria bacterium harbors:
- the gspE gene encoding type II secretion system ATPase GspE, encoding MDKPKEYIGEDDLEGDEATLKEVSARLGIPFWEELSPDREEPSLVAKIPIGVAKRYKFVPLQMEGDTLVVATAHPLDVQTFDELRFLVNKKVRLVAAPEREVLRLINLLYDQETDTPEQVVQGLAGEEEDRVLSELEEVEDLLDDASEAPVIKLVNLFLSQAIRARASDIHIEPYQKEVKIRYRIDGVLYNMHTLPRRFHSAITSRVKIMAKLNIAEKRLPQDGRIMIKIADKDVDIRVSDIPTTFGERIVLRLLDKRSIFYSMEEIGLSPDKMEVMNRLIRGANGIILVTGPTGSGKTTTLYASLDKINSPDKNIITIEDPVEYQLPGIGQIHVNPKIGLSFANGLRSIVRQDPDVILVGEIRDLETAEISIHAALTGHLVFSTLHTNDAPGAITRLIDMGIEPFLVASSVVAIIAQRLVRVICPSCKGPYKPEKALLKEVGLTPSGLNKKTLYRGKGCPECLGTGYRGRTGIYEILTVDDFIRSLVLKTSDSATIKAEGVKRGMTTLRDDGIKKVLEGTTTIEEVLRVTQQ